A window of Aureibacillus halotolerans genomic DNA:
ACGGTCGACCCCAGCGCGTTTAATGTCTTCGCTTGTCGCGCCTGTCGTATACCAGTGGAAGCCATCAAGAAGCAAGCCAACGTTCGGCTCGTCAATTGCGTCCACCATATCCAACATTTGCTCCATCGTCCAAATGAAAGGATGCTTCCACATCGTTCTCAAGTGATGTGGTCCGACGAATTCAAGCCCTAACTGAATGCCCTCATTTTTTAATACTTGGGCACACAACCTTAACCTTGATATGGCCTTTGCCATAAATTGAGACGCATTCATGTCCGTTGCGGGCAGGACATAGGTACAGAAATTCCTGACACCAAGTCGTTTTGCAAGCTGAGCCTGTCTGACCAAATCGGCGAGACCTTCCGAAAATTTTTCATCCGTTTGACGCCATTCGACAGCAAGCCCAAAAGTTGAGATCGTAACCCCAGCCTCGCGAAGCCAAGTATCAATGGTTTCAACGCCTTGTTCATCTGCAATTTTCAAGAGAGCGCTTCCACTAGTTTCAACGGCCTCGAAGCCATTCTTGCCTGCTAGTTCGATCAAATGCTGTGGGCCATTTATGGCTCCAAGCCCTGCGGCGGATAGTGCTTTTTTCATGTAAATTCTCCTTTTCAGACTGATGAAAAACGCTCGCTTTCTTCGTTGCTTTGCCTTGTCCGGTGCTCATTGCCCTGATGGCAACTCCGCGCCTGCCAAGCCTTCGCGCCTCGAAAGACAAACGTTTTCATTCAGCCTGATATGATTTGATGAAAAACGCTCGCTTTCTTCGTTGCTTTGCCTTGTCCGGTGCTCATTGCCCTGATGGCAACTCCGCGCCTGCCAAGCCTTCGCGCCTCGAAAGACAAACGTTTTCATTCAGCCTGATTTTTTTGTGAAACGCTCGCTTTCTTCATTTGAAAAATCCCACCAATTTTGTTTGGTTAACGGTTGAAAATGAAGCCACAAGAACTTTCTCATTTCAAACGTCATTTACAATAAACCAGAAGCGGCTACTAGTGAGACTCCAGTAGCAATGAAAACACGACGAGGTCTTTTCGAGTTGAAGATGCGCTAAGGTGCACGGGAATGACGACCGCTCCGTCAACATACTTCGCTTTCTGTGGGGCACGGCTTCAGCTTCCTCGGAAAGCAGGCTTTCCGAGGGGATCTTCAGCTCGCGCTGATCCCACTAGAGTCTACGTATGTTGGCTACGCTGATGTTTGTTTCTGCGGACATTGTTTATTGTGGCTCGGTCTCGTATAGAGGGTAAAAAGCCGTGTTGCAACCAAATAAGGCAAGTAAGTGCAATGTTTCAAGGTAGATCGCCTGGTGCCTTTTACACGAATGTCCTTTGGTAACTGTTGAAAATGAACCCAAAAAAGATCTTTCTCATTTCATTCGTTCTGTATAATAAACCAAAAACGGCTACTAGTGAGACTCCTGCGGCAAAGAAAACACGATGAGGTCCTTTCGAATCGATGTTGCACTTGTGCCCGTAGGGTGAAAAGAAAACACGATGAGGTCCTTTCGAATCGATGTTGCACTTGTGCCCGTAGGGTGAAAAGAAAACACGATGAGGTCCTTTCGAATCGATGTTGCACNNNNNNNNNNNNNNNNNNNNNNNNNNNNNNNNNNNNNNNNNNNNNNNNNNNNNNNNNNNNNNNNNNNNNNNNNNNNNNNNNNNNNNNNNNNNNNNNNCACTTGTGCCCGTAGGGTGAAAAGAAAACACGACGAGGTCTTTTCGAGTCGATGTTGCACTTGTGCCCGTAGGGTGAAAAGAAAACACGACGAGGTCTTTTCGAGTCGATGTTGCCCTTGTACCTGTAGGGTGAAAAGAAAACACGAAGAGGTCTTTTCGAGTCGATGTTGCACTGGTACCCTTTAGAGTGAAAGCGAACGTATAGCAGTTTGCCTATAGAAAATGTTTTCCAGCAGTTAACTTGTGCGAAAACAAGAACCATAGCTCATCCTGAATAAAATAAGATTTACGTTACCTGAGAGGGCACTAGCATGATTTAATCCTCTATTAAAGCTGTGCTAAAAATTGGAGCGCTTTGTCATCAATACCAGGCAGACTCTCATGCGCGAAATCCGGATAAATTTCCAATGATTTTGTCGCTTTGATTTTGTTATAGGTAGCAAATTGAGTGGACGGCGGGCAGACAGCATCCATCATCCCTACTGCCATGAGGACATCCCCTTTGATACGGCTAGCCAGATGCTGTACATCAATATAGCCCAATGTAGTAAACGTCTTGTCTCTAGTTGCATGCTGTGGGTCATGTCGTCGAAAGTAAGAGCGAATTTCCTCATAGGCGTTTTTCGCAAGGTCCATTTCCCAAACACGTAAGTAATCGCTTAAGAACGGGTAGACTGAAACCACTTTTTTCACCCGAGGCTCAAGTGACGCACAAGCTAATGCCAACCCGCCTCCTTGTGATCCTCCTTGGACTCCAACGCGGGTTTCGTCGACTTCCTCCATTTGCATGGCAATCCGTGTTAATTGAACAGTGTCTAAGTAAATTTGCCGGAAGAGAAGATCCTCTGGCGAACCATCAAGCCCTCGAATAATATGCCCGTGAAAGGTCGTTCCTTTTACGCCGCCAACGTCCTCTGATGAGCCCCCTTGCCCGCGACAATCTAAGGCAAAGGCAGAATAGCCAATCGATGCAAGACTCAACAGGGTTGTCCAATCTCCAGCATTTCCCGTATACCCGTGAAATTTCACCACCGCGGGATGAGTGCCTTTGACATTTGTAGGGCGAACATATTTCGCATGAATTCTTGCCCCTTTAACACCTGTAAAGTAAAGGTCAAAGCATTCTGCATTTGGGACATTAAACTCACTTGGCACCAACTCAACATCTGATGCTGTACCATCAAGCTCTTTAAGTGCCTGCTCCCAATACTCGTCAAAATCCCCCGGTTTTGGATTACGTCCTTGATATTGATATAAGGCCTCTAATGGCATATCGATTAATGGCATCTGTCACGCCGTTGCTCCTCTTATTGACAACGGCATCCTCCCCTCAAATTCTCTGTTTCATTTTTATATAGTATTACTCTACTGGCTCTGCCATAGCTTTCAGGAGCATTTTCGCATCTTCAGGATGGTTAGTGAACTGTGGGATGATGGCTAAGAGTGGATTCCCAGGTGTCAGTCCGAGCTCCTTAAACACGGCAGAGTCTTTTGTTAAGGGAACGCCAAACAAATGCGATTCGTTTGTTTCAGGATCCTCGCGCACGTAAGGCGCCCACCCCTCCGGTGGCTCTTCCCCTTCATACAAATCATCAAGACTAACAAGACCGCCTTGATTGAGTAAGTTCGACAAATAGTCTTCATTTGCAATGATCACGTCAACGACACGGTTGGCGCCAATCTCAACAGTGATTTTTTGTGCATTAAAAGGGAAAACCTGCACTTCAATGTTCGTGTCTTCTGCTCCCTCTGCGGCAGCACTTTCTTCTAAGAAGGACTGAACCTGTTCTGTCGCTTCAGTTGGCATCATCTCGTGAATTTGGACAACAACCTCAGAGCTCGTATCCTCAGACACACATGAGGCTAAGATAAAAATGGTCAGACATGCAATAATGAGATGCAATCTTTTTCGTCGCATAACCGTTTTCACTCCATAAAGGCTTATTTATCTGCAATTTGAATCGTTGTTGAAACGGCTTTCTTCTCTGAGGGCTGGAGTACCTGCACACCAGTGACTCCCTCACCTATCTTCAAGTTTGGTGCGTTTGTGATCCATGTGTATGGTTCTGGACACACAAACCCAAGATCACCAGTTCCTGTGTATATGACCCAATGCAAAAAGTTTTCATCGGCACCATATGTAATTTGAACAGGCGCCTTTTTGCTATCAAGAACCATTTGGTTGCGCTCTTTCGCTTGTCCATTGTAAAACGCATCATCAAGGGCGACGTTCTTTAGCGAAAATCCCTCTTGCCATTTCGCCGCATCGAAGTCCTCCCATTTTTCTGTTGGCAACAACCGTGTCGCATCAAGCTCCCATTTTTTATCAACGGTAAGCTTAAAGGAATCTTCTCCGGTTTCATGCGTAAAGGTCGTATGATAGCCAAGTCCCCATGGAAAGGCTTCGGCCCCAAGATTCTCAACCTCAGCTGTGACTGTAAGTGCCGCGTTTTGTAGTCGATAAATTAAACGCAGTCGAAAATCATGAGGAAACTGACGCATAGCGTAGCCGTCTTCTGCCGATCTATACTCGGTGATAATTTCAGCGCCATGATCATCCGCTTTATGAGACACAAGACGGAACGGTTGATTGTGTACAAGTCCATGAATATGATTGTTCCTGTCAGGCTCCGTTAAGTCAAAGTCATACGTACGATCACGAAAATGGAGCTTCCCATCCGCTAAGCGATTTGGTGGAAACAACACTGGCGTTCCATAAAGCATCGGCCTTTCCTCGTATTGTTGCAGTGACTCAGGTTCACGCAGAATCGGGTAGTCCGTTGCATTATGTCTAATAGAGATTAAATTGCTTCCCCACTTCGGAACAACCGTAATTGTAAGCGCATCACTTTTTGCTCGTACGGCATCGACGCCGAAATACTGTTCTGTACTCGTCTGGTGCATAGTCAATCCCCTAACTTTCACTGATTTTTCTTTCTTTTGACATTATAACTCACTTTGAGCGCCTTTGGAAAACAGAAGTTTCATAGAGTGCCAGGGCACTTGTCTAAGAGATCAGACATATGTCATGTTCCACTAGTATATAACGTGAAGGCTTTACATAGATGTACATTTTGACTTCACCCGACTCTTTGGTTATGAAATTATCTGATTAGAAAAATTGATAGTTTTCAGAGCGCTCTCATCATAACGTCTTTTCATCGTTTTTTTGCATCCACACACCAACTAAAAAGCGCAGCCTGTCCCTAAAGACAGATCGCGCTTTTTGGCATTAAAGCTCATCAACAATGACGCCTTTTTTCAAAATAATGTTTCCATAAGGAGCGGCTTCTCCTGTCGCAACAATTCCGTAGGACTGTTTGGCACGCTCGTAAAAAGCGAAGCGCTCCACTTTTTGCAGACTGAATGGGGAGGTCAGTTGTTGATAGGCGTCCCAAATCTCTGGCGTCGGATCGTTTCCCACGACATCCATCACAGCGACGGACGTTTTGTTGGCATACGTATCCAGTGGAAAAAAGGGCAAGATCGCTTTCAGGAGATGAATGATGCCGTGGCCGTCACTGCGAACAAGCCTTTTTGCATGGGTTTTTGCCGGAAAATTACGATCAGCGAGCACAATCTCGTCGCCATGTCCCATTTCCATTAAACATTTGATGAGCTCCGGTGACAAAATAGCGGGTATTCCTCTTAACATGGCCTACGCTCGCTCTTTGATAAAGGTATTGGACAGGCTGCCCACATGCTCGATTTCAATATCCACTGTATCTCCTGGCTGCAAGTACACCTGCTCTGCTTCTGGTGCGCCAAGCACAACTCCCTCAGGTGTTCCCGTGAGAATTAAATCCCCAGGCTCAAGCGTCATATGCTTTGAAATGTAGCTGACAATTTCTTTGATTGTAAAAATCATATCCGATGTGTTCGAATTTTGGCGGACCTCGCCATTGACGACTGTTTTTAATGTCAGGTTTTGAGGATCCTTTATTTCATCGGCCGTGACAACGACAGGTCCAATCGGGCTGAATTTGTCACAGGTTTTGCCGAGCAACCATTGCGGTGTTCGCATTTGCAGATCACGCGCAGACAGGTCATTTGCTGTAAAATAGCCAAACACCTTCGACAATGCGTCCTCTTCAGAGCTATTTTTTGTTTTTTGTCCAATGACAACACCAAGCTCTACTTCATAATCAAGCTTGTCTGTCACTTCAGGCACAGGAATCTCTTCCTTGTGCCCTGCCAACGTATTGTTGAATTTATTAAATAGAATTGGCGTTTCCGGGTAAGGTGCATTCGTTTCATCTGCATGGCGGCGGTAGTTCAAGCCCACACAAATGATCTTTTGAGGTTGGGTGACACAGGGTCCCCATGCAATGGCATCCTCATCTAAATAAACAGTCGCATTGTTTTGCTCTGCCTGTTGTATGAAGTCACCTAGCTGCTCGAGGGCTTTAGTGCCGCCATTAATCACTTCCATAATGTCTGTTGGCACTTCAGGCAATGATCCTTTTTGTTGCGTGTCTGCAATCGCTAAAAATCCCTTCTCTGTTTGCACGCCAAGCTTCAGCTTCTCTTGGTGGTCGTATGTAAATAGCTTCATATCTTTTTCTCTCCTCTTTTTCGCCCAGTGGACGTTTTATGCATTTTTTCCGAACACGACACCGCCGTCAATATAAAGTGGCGATCCCATCATAAAGCTGGATTCGTCTGATGCCAAAAACAGGGCCGCTTTCGCCACATCTTCAGGTTTTCCAAGGTCGCCACTTAGCTGACGCTTTTTAATATTGGCAATGGCTTCATCAGGATTGTCATAGGACGTTTTCAAATAGTTTTCTACGAACGGTGTGAAAATAGTGCCTGGGAGAAGTGCATTTACCCGGATATTGTATGGTGCATAATCGACTTGCATCGCTTTAGTTAATGCAAGAATGGCGCCTTTTGTCGCTGAGTACAGAGCACGTGCCTGAAGTCCCATTTCTGCTGCACAAGAGGACATGTTGATAATCGTTCCTTGCTTTCGCTCCATCATATAGGGCAGCACATATTTGGACGTCAAATAGACGCCTTTGACATTGACGTTCATTACTTTGTCCCAAACGTCGGGGTCCACTTCATGTAATTGACCAACATTGCTGATGCCGGCATTGTTAAATAATACGTCAATTGCGCCGAAGCGTTCAACAGCTTTTGCTGCCATGGCTTTCATGTCACCTGGAGACGTGACATCCGCCTTCATAAAGACCGCCTGACCACCATCTGCCTGAATCTGATTCACCGTTTCCTGTCCGTTGGCTTCCATAATGTCATTCACAATCACAAGAGCTCCCTCTTGAGCAAACAAATGAGCTGTACTGCGTCCAATCCCAGAACCTGCTCCGGTAATGAGGACCGTTTTCTTCTGCAATCGCATGACGCTCTCCCCCTTTCCTTAATGATCT
This region includes:
- a CDS encoding sugar phosphate isomerase/epimerase family protein; this translates as MKKALSAAGLGAINGPQHLIELAGKNGFEAVETSGSALLKIADEQGVETIDTWLREAGVTISTFGLAVEWRQTDEKFSEGLADLVRQAQLAKRLGVRNFCTYVLPATDMNASQFMAKAISRLRLCAQVLKNEGIQLGLEFVGPHHLRTMWKHPFIWTMEQMLDMVDAIDEPNVGLLLDGFHWYTTGATSEDIKRAGVDRIVHVHINDARNVPVEEVLDNDRLSPGEGVIDLTTFLQTLKDIGYEGAVAQEILTKEPPTEKPEVLAEKAKNAYEKIYATLS
- a CDS encoding alpha/beta fold hydrolase, whose amino-acid sequence is MPLIDMPLEALYQYQGRNPKPGDFDEYWEQALKELDGTASDVELVPSEFNVPNAECFDLYFTGVKGARIHAKYVRPTNVKGTHPAVVKFHGYTGNAGDWTTLLSLASIGYSAFALDCRGQGGSSEDVGGVKGTTFHGHIIRGLDGSPEDLLFRQIYLDTVQLTRIAMQMEEVDETRVGVQGGSQGGGLALACASLEPRVKKVVSVYPFLSDYLRVWEMDLAKNAYEEIRSYFRRHDPQHATRDKTFTTLGYIDVQHLASRIKGDVLMAVGMMDAVCPPSTQFATYNKIKATKSLEIYPDFAHESLPGIDDKALQFLAQL
- a CDS encoding extracellular solute-binding protein yields the protein MRRKRLHLIIACLTIFILASCVSEDTSSEVVVQIHEMMPTEATEQVQSFLEESAAAEGAEDTNIEVQVFPFNAQKITVEIGANRVVDVIIANEDYLSNLLNQGGLVSLDDLYEGEEPPEGWAPYVREDPETNESHLFGVPLTKDSAVFKELGLTPGNPLLAIIPQFTNHPEDAKMLLKAMAEPVE
- a CDS encoding aldose 1-epimerase codes for the protein MHQTSTEQYFGVDAVRAKSDALTITVVPKWGSNLISIRHNATDYPILREPESLQQYEERPMLYGTPVLFPPNRLADGKLHFRDRTYDFDLTEPDRNNHIHGLVHNQPFRLVSHKADDHGAEIITEYRSAEDGYAMRQFPHDFRLRLIYRLQNAALTVTAEVENLGAEAFPWGLGYHTTFTHETGEDSFKLTVDKKWELDATRLLPTEKWEDFDAAKWQEGFSLKNVALDDAFYNGQAKERNQMVLDSKKAPVQITYGADENFLHWVIYTGTGDLGFVCPEPYTWITNAPNLKIGEGVTGVQVLQPSEKKAVSTTIQIADK
- a CDS encoding RbsD/FucU family protein, producing the protein MLRGIPAILSPELIKCLMEMGHGDEIVLADRNFPAKTHAKRLVRSDGHGIIHLLKAILPFFPLDTYANKTSVAVMDVVGNDPTPEIWDAYQQLTSPFSLQKVERFAFYERAKQSYGIVATGEAAPYGNIILKKGVIVDEL
- a CDS encoding fumarylacetoacetate hydrolase family protein, giving the protein MKLFTYDHQEKLKLGVQTEKGFLAIADTQQKGSLPEVPTDIMEVINGGTKALEQLGDFIQQAEQNNATVYLDEDAIAWGPCVTQPQKIICVGLNYRRHADETNAPYPETPILFNKFNNTLAGHKEEIPVPEVTDKLDYEVELGVVIGQKTKNSSEEDALSKVFGYFTANDLSARDLQMRTPQWLLGKTCDKFSPIGPVVVTADEIKDPQNLTLKTVVNGEVRQNSNTSDMIFTIKEIVSYISKHMTLEPGDLILTGTPEGVVLGAPEAEQVYLQPGDTVDIEIEHVGSLSNTFIKERA
- a CDS encoding SDR family NAD(P)-dependent oxidoreductase; the encoded protein is MRLQKKTVLITGAGSGIGRSTAHLFAQEGALVIVNDIMEANGQETVNQIQADGGQAVFMKADVTSPGDMKAMAAKAVERFGAIDVLFNNAGISNVGQLHEVDPDVWDKVMNVNVKGVYLTSKYVLPYMMERKQGTIINMSSCAAEMGLQARALYSATKGAILALTKAMQVDYAPYNIRVNALLPGTIFTPFVENYLKTSYDNPDEAIANIKKRQLSGDLGKPEDVAKAALFLASDESSFMMGSPLYIDGGVVFGKNA